A region of the Streptomyces durocortorensis genome:
ACCTCGGAGAGCGGGCGGCTGTCCACCAGAACGTCGTAGATCGAGGGGACATCGGCATGGTGATCGATGCCCAGAGCCGTGGAGGCGTTGCCCTGCGGGTCGAGGTCGACCACCAGAACACGCGCACCGTGCAGAGCCAGGGAGGCAGCAAGGTTGACCGTCGTGGTCGTCTTACCGACCCCGCCCTTCTGGTTGGCCACCACCATGACACGGGTGCGGTCAGGGCGGGGCAGCCCTTCGCCGGCGCGGCCGAGGGCCTCGACCGCCAGCTGAGCGGCACGGCCGATGGGTGTGTCGTCCATCGGCGGCGGTGTTTCACGTGAAACACCCTCCCCCGCGGACTCGGTTCGGGGACCGGGGACCGGGTCGGTCATCGGTCCCGCGATGTTGGCGTCGGACCGCAAGGATTCACTCTCCTCGACTTCAGGCTCGCAATGCACAGAGCCTGCCATGCTTTCGGGGTCGTGAACCAGCGAGGCCCGCTGTTCTGTGGACGAATCCGCGGGTGTGGACAACTTGGCCACTCGTCCGGGCTTGCGGTCACGCGGTGTGGCAGCCGCACGACCGCGGCCGATGATTCCCTGGAGCAGAGAGCGACGTTTCACGTGAAACACGATGCCCCCGCCGGGCAACTACCAGGCCACGACACTCCGCACGGGGTACGTATGGCCGCCATCCCGGCATACCACTGCTAAGCGGCACAAGAAGCGAAAAGCTCCGCATACCGGCCGACCGTACAGAGACCGTCGACCGGACAGCGACTCCCCCGGGACGCCCGTCAGCGACGCCTGCGTGTACGTCCCGTCCGGGCTGCCTTGGCCCTCTTTGCGGCGAACCTCACACCACCCGGACTCTCGCCCACCACCACACGGACCACCGTGGAGAGCGGATCGACCACACCCTCACCGACCTGGAGCACCTCGGTCTCCACCACACCGAGCTTGCTCAGCGCGGCCCTGGCGCCGTTGATCTCCTCCTCGGCCGTGTCGCCCTTGAGCGCGAGCATCTCACCGTACGGCTTCAGCAGAGGCACCCCCCAGCCCGCCAGCCGGTCCAGCGGTGCCACGGCGCGCGCGGTCACGACATGCACCGGCTGAAGCGTCCCGAGGACCTCCTCGGCCCGGCCGCGTACGACCGTGACATGGTCCAGGCCGAGCAGCTCGACGACCTCCTGGAGGAAGTTCGTCCGCCGGAGCAGCGGCTCCAGCAGGGTGATCTTGAGGTCGGGGCGCACCAGAGCCAGCGGGATACCGGGCAGGCCCGCACCCGAACCCACATCGCAGACGGTGACGCCTTCCGGCACGACCTCGGAGAGCACCGCACAGTTCAGCAGGTGGCGCTCCCAAAGCCGCGGCACCTCACGCGGGCCGATCAGGCCGCGCTGGACTCCGGCGTCCGCCAGAAGCTCCGCGTACCGGACAGCCTCCGGGAAGAGCTCTCCGAATACCGCCTGCGCCTCTTCAGGTGCCTGGGGGAGCTCTGCTGCCTCCGTCACGGGGACCGTCCTTCCATACCGCACTAGCGCACTGTGGGTGGCTGACTATCAGGCTGACAAAGATCGGCCCCGCCTGCGAACAGACGGGGCCGACAGTACAAGGATCCGGTCAGGCCGGGAGAACGACGACGAAGCGCTGCGGCTCCTCGCCCTCCGACTCGCTCCGGAGACCGGCGGCGGCGATCGCGTCGTGCACGACCTTGCGCTCGAACGGGGTCATCGGGTCCAGCTTCACCGGCTTGCCCGAGTTCTTGACCTCGTCCGCTGCCTTGGCACCCAACTCGGCGAGGATCTCGCGCTTCTTCGCACGGAATCCGCCGATGTCCAGCATCAGACGACTGCGGTCGCCGGTCTCCCGGTGAACGGCCAGTCGCGTCAGCTCCTGGAGCGCCTCCAGGACCTCCCCGTCCCGGCCCACGAGCTTCTGCAGATCGCGTGCCGAGTCGCTGATGATCGACACCGCGGCCCGGTCCGCCTCGACGTCCATGTCGATATCGCCGTCGAGGTCGGCGATGTCGAGCAGTCCTTCGAGGTAGTCGGCCGCGATCTCGCCCTCCTGCTCCAGGCGGGTCAGGGTGTCGCTGCCCTCAGCGGCGGCCGTGGAGGTGGTGCCTTCCGTCACGGATGGACTCCTTCTTACTTCTTGGACGGGTGCTTGGGCCGCTGCGGGCCCTTGCGCTGTCCGGACTTGGCTTGGCGTGAGGAGCCGGAGGCGGGCTTGCCCGGGGACTTCGGCTTGTCGTCCTGCGATGCGTCCTGCTTCTGGAGCGAGGTCTTGGAGCCTGCGGTCCCGCGCTCGGTGTCCTTGGCTCCGCCCGCCGTGGCGGCCGTCTGGCGCTTCGCCTTGGTCTGGCGCTTGGGCTGCTGACGCTTGTGCGCGGCGCCCTCGGCCTCGGCGGCGGCGGTGTCGCTCTTCAGCACGGTGCCGTCCTCCTGGGCCGCGAGACCCAGCTTGGCCAGACCGGTGATGAACTTGCGCTCGATGTCGTTGCGGTCGGGACCCTTGGCGACGATCGCCTTGACCATCTTGCGCCGGGTTCGGCCCCGTACCTGACCGTGAGAGGTCACGCTCTTGAGCACCCGCTGGAGGTAGGCGTCCTGCGCCTTGCTGCCCGGCGTCGGGTTCTGGTTGATCACGTACATCTGCTGACCCATGGTCCAGACGTTGGTGGTCAGCCAGTAGACGAGGACACCGACGGGGAAGTTGATGCCCATCACGGCGAAGATGACCGGGAAGATGTACATCAGCATCTTCTGCTGCTGCATGTACGGGGTCTTCACCGTCAGGTCGACGTTCTTCGTCATCAGCTGGCGCTGGGTGAAGAACTGCGACGCCGACATCAGCACGATCATCAGCGCGGTGACGACGCGGACGTCCGTCAGGGAGGCGTTGAGCGAGGCGACCTTCTCGGCGCTGTCCGTGAACTTCGCGGCCAGCGGGGCGCCGAAGATGTGGGCCTGACGCGCGCTGTCGAGCAGATCCTGGTTGATCGCGCCGATCTTCTTGCCCGAGGCGATGGACGACAGCACGTGATACAGGGCGAAGAAGAACGGTGACTGCGCCAGGATGGGAAGGCACGAGGAGAGCGGGTTGGTGCCCGTCTCCTTGTACAGCTTCATCATCTCTTCGGACTGACGCTGCTTGTCGTTCTTGTAGCGCTCCTGGATCGCCTTCATCTTCGGCTGGAGCACCTGCATATTGCGGGTCGACTTGATCTGCTTCACGAAGAGCGGGATCAGGCAGATCCGGATCAGGACCACCAGGGACACGATCGACAGGCCCCAGGCCCACCCGGAGTCATCGCCGAACAGCGCTCCGTAAACCTTGTGGAACTGGACGATGATCCACGAGACGGGCGTGGTGATAAAGCTGAACAGACTGGCAATCGTGTCCACTAATCAGGCTCCTTGAGCATTGGGCGAGGTCTCTGCGGCCGGGCTCGGAGGTTCGGAGACCGACCCCCCGGACGGCACATCAGCGGCGGGCTCCCCGCCCTTGTCGCCGCGCAGGGCATTGCGCAGCAGCTCGTGCCACCGCGGACGCTTGCGTGGCGGGACATGATCCACACCGCCGGGCGACCACGGATTGCACCGCAGGATGCGCCAGGCGGTCAGCGCTGTTCCCTTGATGGCACCGTGCCTGTCGATCGACGTATATCCATAGTGGGAACACGACGGGTAATAGCGGCAGACAGGCCCGAGCAGTGGACTGATCGTCCACTGGTACAGCTTGATGAGAGCAAGCAACGGGTACTTCATCGCGCGCCCCCTCCCAGCAGCCGCTGCAGCGCGGCATCCAGGTCTCGGGCCAGCTGTGCATGGTCGGCGTCGCCCGAACCGGGCAGCGCCCGTACGACAACAAGGCTACCGGGGGGCAGCTGAGCCAGCCGGTCGCGGACCAGGTGGCGAAGCTTCCGCTTCACCGCTGTGCGGACGACCGCTCCGCCCACGGCCTTGCTGACAACGAAACCCGCACGTGGTGGGGGAACAGTCTCCCCCGTCACGTGCGGGTCCGTTTCACCGCTGCGTAGATGGACGACGAGCAGCGGACGCCCGGCTCGACGTCCTCGTCGTACCGCGGTCGCGAAGTCCTCGCGCCGCCTCAGCCGATTCTCGGTAGGCAGCACGGCATGGACCTGTAAGCGATCAGGCGGACAGGCTGCTGCGGCCCTTGCCACGGCGGTTCGCGAGAATCGCGCGGCCGGCACGGGTACGCATGCGCAGACGGAAGCCGTGGGTCTTGGCGCGACGACGGTTGTTCGGCTGGAAGGTGCGCTTGCTCACTCGGGGGCTCCAGAAATGATTCGTGTCTTGGCGGGACATCGCCTGGCTGTCACCGTGCGCCCACGAGGAACTCGCGTAAACGCCTTAGTGCACCGCTTCACAATCACAGATCGTGATCTTTGCCCATCGGAGGCAGGCGGCAGCAGCCATCGACAACTCGACCTGGTCACGGTACGCGCGGCTACGCCATCCGGTCAAACCGGCTTCGCGCGACCCCCCATTGTGCACAGCCTGTGGACAACAAC
Encoded here:
- the rnpA gene encoding ribonuclease P protein component; this encodes MLPTENRLRRREDFATAVRRGRRAGRPLLVVHLRSGETDPHVTGETVPPPRAGFVVSKAVGGAVVRTAVKRKLRHLVRDRLAQLPPGSLVVVRALPGSGDADHAQLARDLDAALQRLLGGGAR
- the yidC gene encoding membrane protein insertase YidC, which translates into the protein MDTIASLFSFITTPVSWIIVQFHKVYGALFGDDSGWAWGLSIVSLVVLIRICLIPLFVKQIKSTRNMQVLQPKMKAIQERYKNDKQRQSEEMMKLYKETGTNPLSSCLPILAQSPFFFALYHVLSSIASGKKIGAINQDLLDSARQAHIFGAPLAAKFTDSAEKVASLNASLTDVRVVTALMIVLMSASQFFTQRQLMTKNVDLTVKTPYMQQQKMLMYIFPVIFAVMGINFPVGVLVYWLTTNVWTMGQQMYVINQNPTPGSKAQDAYLQRVLKSVTSHGQVRGRTRRKMVKAIVAKGPDRNDIERKFITGLAKLGLAAQEDGTVLKSDTAAAEAEGAAHKRQQPKRQTKAKRQTAATAGGAKDTERGTAGSKTSLQKQDASQDDKPKSPGKPASGSSRQAKSGQRKGPQRPKHPSKK
- the rsmG gene encoding 16S rRNA (guanine(527)-N(7))-methyltransferase RsmG — protein: MTEAAELPQAPEEAQAVFGELFPEAVRYAELLADAGVQRGLIGPREVPRLWERHLLNCAVLSEVVPEGVTVCDVGSGAGLPGIPLALVRPDLKITLLEPLLRRTNFLQEVVELLGLDHVTVVRGRAEEVLGTLQPVHVVTARAVAPLDRLAGWGVPLLKPYGEMLALKGDTAEEEINGARAALSKLGVVETEVLQVGEGVVDPLSTVVRVVVGESPGGVRFAAKRAKAARTGRTRRRR
- a CDS encoding Jag family protein, encoding MTEGTTSTAAAEGSDTLTRLEQEGEIAADYLEGLLDIADLDGDIDMDVEADRAAVSIISDSARDLQKLVGRDGEVLEALQELTRLAVHRETGDRSRLMLDIGGFRAKKREILAELGAKAADEVKNSGKPVKLDPMTPFERKVVHDAIAAAGLRSESEGEEPQRFVVVLPA
- the yidD gene encoding membrane protein insertion efficiency factor YidD → MKYPLLALIKLYQWTISPLLGPVCRYYPSCSHYGYTSIDRHGAIKGTALTAWRILRCNPWSPGGVDHVPPRKRPRWHELLRNALRGDKGGEPAADVPSGGSVSEPPSPAAETSPNAQGA
- the rpmH gene encoding 50S ribosomal protein L34, which translates into the protein MSKRTFQPNNRRRAKTHGFRLRMRTRAGRAILANRRGKGRSSLSA